A part of Aspergillus flavus chromosome 5, complete sequence genomic DNA contains:
- a CDS encoding phospholipid-translocating P-type ATPase domain-containing protein (unnamed protein product) produces the protein MASNHLAPPENVLPGSEIQEVNSNISHPTKRQRWATQRVHGAGGVRKRVSIMDRFNKRSEMKDEKRKSTSSNLPTAENPNAEGDAEASNRRIYFNIPIPESERDEDGHPKAYYPRNKIRTAKYTPLSFVPKNIWLQFHNIANIYFLFIIILGFFSIFGVDTPALNTVPLIVIVVVTAIKDAIEDWRRTVVDNEVNNSPVYRLIDWNNVNSVEDNVSLWRRFKKACTRATIWTYRAIKGLAQKNKKQHDPEEADRRASFMTTVTPRASVYSQRGDGGLADEAIQMTPVPSPTPEARPDWTHAVDEQSQYLHPDKARDSVAVPAYTATSPKKGGSVVDMSKPIIGKARFKRDYWKSVQVGDYVRLYNGDPVPADVVVLSTSDPDGACYVETKSLDGETNLKVRQALNCGRQVRHARDCERAEFVIDSEAPHPNLYAYNGAVRWDQRDPDFPDAPRKEMIEPITINNILLRGCSLRNTEWALGVVLFTGDETKIMLNSGVTPSKRARLAKDLNWNVIYNFIILFFMCLISGIVNGVAWSSTNRSLNYFDLKSYGSTPAVTGIITFWVALILFQNLVPISLYISLEIVRTIQAVFIHSDVFMYYEKLQIYCVPKSWNISDDVGQIEYIFSDKTGTLTQNVMDFKKCTVNGISYGEAFTEAQVGMVRREGGDADAVAARERERIAMDTTKMLELLRKIHDNPYLRDERLTFVSSNYVADLGGQSGDAQRKATEHFMLALAVCHTVITEHTPGDPPQIEFKAQSPDEAALVGTARDCGFTLLGRSGDDLVLNVMGEERTYTVLNTLEFNSSRKRMSAIIRMPDGHIRLFCKGADSIIYSRLAPGKQQELRKKTAEHLEMFAREGLRTLCVADRVLSEEEYKAWSKEHDIAAAALTDREEKLEEVSSNIEQELMLIGGTAIEDRLQDGVPDTISLLADAGIKLWVLTGDKVETAINIGFSCNLLDNDMELIVFNIPGNESHRAAQELDQQLQRFGLTGSDEELLAARQDHTPPEPTHAVVIDGETLKLMLDDELKQKFLLLCKQCKSVLCCRVSPAQKAAVVRMVKNGLDIMALSIGDGANDVAMIQEADVGVGIIGEEGRQAAMSSDYAIGQFRFLQRLILVHGRWSYRRMAETIANFFYKNLVWTIALFWYSIYNDFDGSYLFDYTYIVLVNVAFTSLPVILMGIFDQDVDDKVSLAVPQLYMRGIERKEWSQLKFWLYMADGLYQSLICFFMPYLLYSRATFQTANGLDIADRTRMGVLVATSAVIASNTYIMLNSYRWDWLTTLINVISSLLIFLWTGIYSSVDASAQFYKSGAQVYGTLSFWVVLLLTVTICLLPRFTFKAFQKVFFPLDVDIIREQVTQGKFKFLEQYEAFVPPKAASAAASGQLLSDESAASSDLGKPMQPSMKQDPFSDDQQIYTPSVAPTSRTHQTHNHRSQNGSNGTNYASSLDTTQHYHTQPVDYVRGSAERTRHSFDRVRHDFEANNELTRVETGLTSGAQEPQSPHSPLKAPYDPPSHSS, from the exons ATGGCTTCCAATCATCTAGCGCCGCCGGAGAATGTCTTACCTGGGAGTGAAATCCAGGAAGTGAACAGCAATATTTCCCACCCGACCAAACGGCAACGATGGGCGACGCAGCGAGTTCACGGCGCCGGAGGTGTGCGGAAACGCGTCTCTATCATGGATCGCTTTAACAAGCGCTCGGAAATGAAGGACGAGAAGCGCAAGTCCACATCTAGCAATCTTCCTACCGCAGAGAACCCGAATGCCGAAGGCGATGCGGAAGCCAGCAACCGAAGAATATACTTCAACATCCCTATCCCTGAATCGGAAAGAGATGAGGATGGTCATCCCAAGGCATATTACCCCAGAAACAAAATCCGGACTGCGAAATATACACCTTTGAGTTTTGTCCCGAAGAATATTTGGCTCCAATTCCATAATATTGctaatatctatttcttgtTCATCATTATTCTTGGT TTCTTCTCAATTTTCGGTGTCGATACTCCTGCCCTCAACACGGTCCCCTTGATCGTCATCGTGGTAGTTACAGCCATCAAAGATGCGATTGAGGATTGGCGACGTACAGTAGTCGATAACGAAGTCAACAATTCCCCGGTCTACCGCTTGATCGACTGGAACAACGTGAATTCGGTCGAAGACAATGTCTCTCTGTGGCGTCGATTTAAGAAAGCGTGTACCAGGGCGACTATATGGACATACAGAGCGATCAAGGGCTTGGCtcagaagaacaaaaagcaGCATGATCCAGAGGAAGCTGATAGGCGTGCGTCTTTCATGACCACAGTGACCCCCCGGGCATCTGTGTATTCTCAACGAGGCGACGGCGGCTTGGCAGACGAAGCTATTCAAATGACACCCGTTCCTTCACCGACTCCCGAGGCGCGTCCGGATTGGACACACGCAGTTGACGAGCAGAGTCAATATCTGCATCCGGACAAAGCTCGAGACAGTGTCGCGGTGCCCGCTTATACTGCTACTTCCCCGAAAAAAGGTGGGAGTGTTGTGGACATGTCCAAGCCGATAATTGGAAAGGCCAGGTTTAAGCGCGATTACTGGAAGAGTGTCCAAGTGGGAGATTATGTTCGACTATACAACGGAGATCCCGTTCCAGCCGATGTCGTGGTGTTATCAACATCCGATCCCGACGGTGCATGTTACGTGGAGACGAAGAGCTTGGACGGCGAAACTAACCTCAAAGTTCGCCAAGCCCTCAACTGTGGTCGGCAGGTCAGACATGCTAGAGATTGCGAGAGGGCGGAGTTCGTGATCGATAGCGAGGCACCGCATCCCAACTTGTACGCCTATAACGGTGCGGTACGCTGGGACCAGCGTGATCCCGACTTCCCCGATGCACCTcgaaaggaaatgatcgaGCCCATCACAATCAACAATATACTCCTCCGTGGTTGCTCCCTACGTAATACTGAATGGGCTCTTGGCGTTGTCCTTTTCACTGGTGACGAGACAAAAATAATGCTGAACTCAGGTGTGACACCCAGTAAAAGGGCTCGCCTTGCTAAGGATCTCAATTGGAACGTTATATacaacttcatcatcttgttcttcatgtGTCTCATTTCTGGTATCGTCAACGGTGTCGCGTGGTCCTCGACCAACAGGTCTCTCAATTACTTTGACTTGAAATCCTATGGGAGCACTCCAGCGGTCACCGGTATTATCACCTTCTGGGTTGCCCTCATCTTATTCCAAAACTTGGTTCCGATTTCACTCTACATCTCTCTCGAAATCGTTCGCACAATCCAGGCAGTCTTCATTCACAGCGACGTCTTCATGTACTACGAGAAGCTGCAGATTTACTGTGTGCCGAAGTCTTGGAACATCTCAGACGATGTTGGACAAATTGAGTACATCTTCTCAGACAAGACGGGCACGCTGACTCAAAACGTTATGGACTTCAAGAAATGCACTGTTAATGGGATCTCATACGGCGAAGCGTTCACCGAAGCCCAGGTCGGCATGGTGCGGCGAGAGGGAGGCGATGctgatgctgttgctgctaGAGAACGAGAGAGAATTGCTATGGACACGACCAAGATGCTCGAGTTGTTACGCAAAATCCATGATAACCCCTATTTGCGTGATGAGAGATTGACTTTTGTATCGTCGAATTACGTCGCAGACTTGGGCGGCCAGTCAGGTGATGCCCAGAGGAAGGCCACGGAACATTTTATGCTCGCCCTTGCGGTATGTCATACTGTAATCACCGAACATACACCTGGAGATCCTCCACAGATCGAATTCAAAGCACAGTCGCCCGATGAGGCGGCTTTAGTGGGCACAGCTCGAGACTGTGGTTTTACCCTTCTTGGAAGATCAGGTGACGACCTCGTTCTGAACGTCATGGGGGAAGAGCGGACATACACCGTGCTCAACACTCTGGAATTCAACTCGTCAAGAAAGCGAATGAGTGCGATCATCCGCATGCCTGACGGTCACATACGACTCTTCTGCAAGGGTGCAGATAGCATCATTTATTCGCGCTTGGCTCCAGGGAAACAACAGGAACTCCGAAAGAAGACAGCTGAACACCTTGAAATGTTCGCACGTGAAGGTTTGCGGACTCTGTGTGTCGCAGATCGCGTGCTCAGTGAGGAAGAATACAAGGCATGGAGCAAGGAGCACGACATTGCCGCTGCTGCGCTCACCGACCGTGAGGAAAAGCTTGAGGAAGTCTCCAGTAACATCGAACAAGAACTCATGCTTATCGGAGGAACTGCCATTGAGGATAGACTCCAAGATGGTGTTCCAGATACCATATCTCTGTTGGCGGATGCTGGTATCAAGCTGTGGGTTTTGACAGGCGATAAGGTGGAGACTGCCATCAACATTGGGTTTTCGTGCAACCTTTTGGATAATGATATGGAATTGATCGTCTTCAACATTCCAGGCAATGAGTCGCACCGTGCAGCGCAAGAACTTGACCAGCAGTTGCAAAGGTTTGGACTGACAGGATCTgatgaagagcttctcgCTGCCCGCCAAGATCATACACCACCAGAACCAACACATGCCGTAGTTATTGATGGCGAGACTCTTAAGCTGATGCTTGATGATGAACTAAAGCAGAAATTTTTGCTATTGTGTAAACAATGCAAGTCTGTTCTTTGCTGTCGAGTCAGTCCTGCACAGAAAGCTGCAGTCGTGCGCATGGTCAAGAACGGCCTTGATATTATGGCTCTTTCAATTGGTGATGGTGCCAACGATGTTGCCATGATCCAGGAGGCCGATGTCGGTGTTGGTATTATcggtgaagaaggccgacAGGCAGCCATGTCCTCTGATTATGCTATTGGTCAATTCCGGTTCCTCCAGCGGCTTATCCTTGTCCATGGAAGATGGTCTTACCGCCGCATGGCGGAGACCATTGCAAACTTTTTCTACAAG AACTTGGTATGGACAATTGCACTCTTCTGGTATTCGATTTACAACGACTTTGATGGCTCCTATCTCTTCGACTATACATATATTGTCCTGGTCAACGTGGCGTTTACATCACTTCCCGTGATCCTCATGGGTATCTTCGACCAGGATGTCGACGACAAAGTCTCTTTGGCTGTTCCCCAGCTGTACATGAGAGGCATAGAGCGAAAAGAATGGTCTCAACTCAAATTCTG GTTGTATATGGCCGACGGCCTTTACCAATCCCTCATTTGTTTCTTCATGCCATATCTTTTGTACAGCCGGGCGACCTTCCAAACCGCCAATGGGCTGGATATCGCCGACCGGACTCGTATGGGTGTTCTCGTCGCCACGAGCGCGGTCATCGCCAGCAATACTTACATCATGCTGAATTCGTATCGGTGGGATTGGTTGACAACATTAATCAATGTTATCAGTTCACTCCTGATCTTCCTTTGGACTGGTATCTACTCTTCGGTTGATGCTTCGGCTCAGTTCTATAAGTCCGGAGCCCAGGTCTATGGAACTTTGTCTTTCTGGGTTGTACTACTGCTTACCGTCACGATATGCCTACTTCCTCGGTTTACTTTCAAGGCCTTCCAGAAGGTGTTCTTCCCCCTAGATGTGGACATCATTCGGGAGCAGGTCACTCAGGGCAAATTTAAGTTTTTGGAACAGTATGAGGCGTTTGTACCGCCCAAGGCAGCTAGCGCTGCGGCTTCAGGTCAGTTGTTGAGTGATGAATCGGCTGCTTCTTCGGATTTGGGAAAACCAATGCAACCCAGTATGAAACAGGATCCTTTTTCCGACGATCAGCAGATATACACGCCTTCCGTTGCACCAACCTCTCGTACCCATCAGACGCACAACCACCGCAGTCAAAATGGCAGTAATGGGACAAATTATGCATCCAGCCTTGATACGACCCAACATTATCATACTCAGCCAGTGGACTATGTTCGCGGCTCGGCCGAACGGACGCGACATTCCTTTGATAGAGTTCGACATGATTTCGAAGCGAACAACGAGCTAACGCGAGTGGAGACGGGACTTACAAGTGGTGCTCAAGAGCCTCAAAGTCCTCATAGTCCACTCAAAGCCCCTTACGATCCTCCATCGCATTCCTcataa
- a CDS encoding tRNA-splicing endonuclease positive effector produces the protein MEVMDIVGELQALPDNVHLLCPRQHDDDHARYDETDQVDESGKKIAELVAEATARREKFLSCMRILAYNEEGVEELQNWIWRKLDDTLEKCDLCIKQYYTGKIWLMEQLKENYDDEDIEKFSRMIDECDIKRITRNLTTATTKLKEVPPQEIGLHVLDRASLLSIFESLSCDAMLRNDSLLQQYFDEPFRLIQTKRSLKVSDYIPAVTRFLFDPNQSRSFWAIQAWMRYSRPPTDTEFDWAIKEGLLGALRSASQQPVQVAAIQRLWRGMQLVVKRLDKDQITHHLRALEIDPCRLSVEHIGIQSPGLRFILNTIQIFLEKAPGDFWDAMQTISPQAIIELVFYNPQLDAFLMQATEGEPYEKSAMKDMLSWITPFMSSLKGPHQPSACRSLVYQLLDRLQDARLPNLARYHCFHIGLSSLLYTLRSFTDHESSRGSVARIVLSETMEVVSANIARILEPPKFEVEQGRQREISTLCMDVIRNTLALECQSLKSDYEVILRYNTLQHGVSTYSAPIWDAVVKHLHEDNLALSTSALLGILPLVGLEKFPAKGGASQEKTHFNMIYGHLTHLSCLIIERLADFKPEHLDELFKSQDTSSALISALFAADLNTYQAAVDLIKNVSGQSARRDAISHLLQSFFTTTMYGLSWSFRRISNMKTFASAPRMIHTGTDIVDILCDSQTGMLRTRKLADRREILSLQKLWEYLWQALTTIFDETESWHLRGNDRMVMLEFCRDSIQFADLLFDQYGVFLSAVVDADPSQETSARENFLKSPTATMSTMVKWLRLKDEYLATTLVGLVAKLLRRLGELSVTTVKEDALDYIEGVAVKSTVKTMLTLREKAELVRALEAYYKKPVVTASTASLKKQSSITAFAKPAELSATPSPSRTPDEFDDNVPDDVMLQLSRSVELNKERVAAEAKKRAEKAAKALPAIPRPAPAPLKSNVTVQAFREKREREREAKKKRDMAELARLKKGLPATGVAEQTAEQGSGLAGIGVKGKDHRPADSMMVSSGSESESESEDELDRELFGPKGGSKPDAVRAYEESKRLSLKQKGPVKKIKQVRSAKDMRARLAPDLSSLHRTILSWDFFANGDLPPNSGRTDYSLISNTFRDPIDYQKTFEPLLILEAWQGFQSSKEEGNFKPFEVKVATRLSVDSFVEVSTVMPALEVKDYGLGEADLVLLSKANSPTNNPSAPHCLARVAGINKKKGTVEIAYRVNPGNSFINALAPGSEIWGAKVTSLTPLEREYGALMALQYYDLCEEVVKAKPSPILNYSEATLSPIAENYNVNPAQAKAIKSALDNDAFTLIQGPPGSGKTKTIVALVGALLSGVLGNQGVTISRPTGVGNIKPPPRTTTSKKLLVCAPSNAAVDELVMRFKAGVKTIQGRHEKLSVIRLGRSDAINTNVLDVTLDELVNARLSQTSRKDSGERDLQKIYMEHKAADTAFKETRSKLDQCRAQGLPVPAELEREFELLKKKKTALSQEIDNARDKNHSAARDADLNRRKIQQEIIDGAHVICATLSGSGHEMFQNLSIEFETVVIDEAAQSIELSALIPLKYGCSKCILVGDPKQLPPTVLSKVASKFQYEQSLFVRMQSNHPRDVHLLDIQYRMHPEISAYPRNAFYDGKLQDGPDMARLRARPWHQSELLSPYRFFDVQGLHQSAAKGHSLVNMAELRVAMQLYERLVSDFQGFDFSGKIGIITPYKGQLRELKTHFAAKYGNAIFNMIDFNTTDAFQGRESEVIIFSCVRASNKGIGFLSDIRRMNVGLTRAKSSLWVLGNSQSLVQGEFWNSLIKDARRRSVYTDGDVLKILQRPQFTGYKNVDMLDADGPESTKPSVGTLTDPISRSSSSSRDNLPTDGTFGKNEPYVSPPEGPSGGASGLDDNRMCGYCGDFSHMTHNCDNIDAKEAARGNCYRCGQPGHTRAVCTSERCLECGEAGHIARDCKSTRVLSKQEKQRIAREEYHHTQMQKQRAERQRARQLGGHDPKVPVIQVTSGSNEKKPEQPKTDSSKGAAKRKHTDSPSSDTAKPPKRKIDQKVPPTAPKNPRRKIDANVPPKTEDLVKPSRDGPAYAPINQNKPPSGPRADAGPANQPQRPGNGARPPPPMRKKKAVDPFIRPKRR, from the exons ATGGAGGTTATGGATATTGTTGG AGAGCTACAAGCCCTTCCTGACAACGTCCACCTATTATGCCCGCGACAACATGATGACGACCACGCACGCTATGACGAAACCGATCAGGTAGATGAGTCGGGGAAGAAAATTGCAGAATTGGTGGCAGAGGCGACAGCCCGGAGGGAAAAATTCCTGTCATGCATGCGCATATTGGCGTACAACGAAGAGGGGGTTGAAGAGCTGCAAAACTGGATTTGGAGGAAGTTAGACGACACCCTCGAGAAATGCGACCTCTGTATCAAACAATACTATACGGGAAAGATTTGGCTTATGGAACAACTGAAAGAAAActacgatgatgaagatatcgAAAAATTTTCCCGGATGATTGACGAATGCGATATAAAGAGGATAACGAGGAATTTGACTACCGCAACAACGAAATTGAAAGAGGTACCTCCCCAGGAAATCGGGCTTCATGTGTTGGACCGGGCGTCTTTGCTATCTATCTTCGAGAGCTTGAGTTGTGATGCTATGCTTCGCAATGACAGTCTTCTCCAGCAATATTTTGATGAGCCTTTTAGACTCATTCAGACGAAGCGTAGTCTAAAGGTTTCGGACTACATTCCGGCCGTTACCCGTTTCTTGTTTGACCCCAATCAGAGTCGCAGCTTTTGGGCAATCCAGGCTTGGATGCGGTATTCCCGGCCTCCTACCGACACAGAATTCGATTGGGCAATCAAAGAAGGGCTCTTAGGCGCACTTAGGTCAGCTTCTCAACAGCCGGTTCAGGTCGCTGCCATTCAGCGGCTATGGCGTGGAATGCAGCTTGTGGTGAAAAGGCTGGATAAAGACCAGATTACTCATCATCTGCGAGCCCTCGAAATTGACCCTTGCCGTCTTTCGGTGGAGCACATCGGGATACAATCTCCTGGACTGCGCTTTATTTTGAATACGATTCAGATATTCTTGGAAAAGGCACCTGGAGACTTCTGGGATGCGATGCAGACCATATCGCCCCAAGCTATCATTGAGCTTGTGTTCTACAATCCCCAGCTAGATGCATTTTTGATGCAAGCCACCGAGGGCGAGCCCTATGAGAAGTCCGCTATGAAAGATATGTTATCATGGATTACTCCATTCATGTCGTCACTGAAGGGCCCCCATCAACCGTCAGCATGCAGGTCCCTAGTTTACCAACTTCTTGATCGACTACAAGACGCACGCCTTCCTAACTTGGCCAGGTATCATTGCTTTCACATAGGTTTGTCAAGCTTACTCTATACACTTCGCAGTTTTACCGATCATGAATCTTCGAGGGGCTCTGTAGCGCGAATTGTCCTATCTGAGACCATGGAAGTTGTGAGTGCAAACATCGCTAGAATTCTTGAGCCTCCCAAGTTTGAGGTTGAACAGGGACGTCAGCGCGAAATATCGACGCTGTGCATGGATGTTATTCGTAATACACTCGCTCTTGAGTGCCAATCTCTCAAGAGCGATTATGAGGTCATCCTACGGTATAATACCCTCCAGCATGGTGTAAGCACGTATTCAGCTCCAATTTGGGACGCTGTTGTAAAACACCTTCATGAAGACAACCTGGCCCTTTCAACATCTGCTCTTCTCGGTATATTACCGCTGGTCGGGTTGGAGAAATTCCCCGCAAAGGGAGGAGCCAGCCAGGAGAAGACTCACTTCAATATGATCTACGGCCATCTTACACATCTGTCATGCTTAATAATTGAGCGCCTTGCAGATTTCAAACCGGAGCATCTTGACGAGCTCTTCAAAAGTCAAGATACTAGTAGTGCTTTGATCTCCGCCCTTTTTGCAGCTGATCTAAACACTTATCAAGCTGCGGTGGACCTCATAAAAAATGTCAGTGGACAGTCTGCTCGAAGGGATGCCATTTCCCATCTATTACAGTCATTCTTTACTACGACTATGTACGGGCTCAGCTGGTCTTTTCGACGTATATCGAATATGAAAACATTTGCCTCTGCTCCGAGGATGATTCATACAGGGACGGACATtgtggatattctttgtGATAGCCAGACTGGTATGCTCAGAACTCGCAAACTCGCAGATCGCCGAgagattctttctcttcaaaaGCTGTGGGAGTACCTGTGGCAAGCCTTGACCACGATATTCGACGAAACTGAATCGTGGCATCTCAGGGGCAATGACAGAATGGTGATGCTGGAATTCTGTCGTGATAGTATCCAGTTTGCcgatcttctcttcgatcAGTACGGTGTCTTTCTAAGCGCCGTTGTCGATGCGGACCCCAGTCAAGAGACTTCTGCCCGCGAGAATTTTCTCAAATCTCCTACCGCGACTATGAGTACAATGGTCAAATGGCTGCGACTTAAGGATGAATATTTGGCTACTACTCTAGTTGGTCTTGTTGCCAAGCTCCTTCGCCGTCTTGGGGAGCTTAGCGTTACCACCGTGAAAGAGGATGCTCTGGATTATATTGAGGGTGTCGCAGTCAAGTCTACTGTCAAGACTATGCTGACGTTACGGGAGAAGGCAGAACTTGTTAGAGCTTTGGAAGCCTATTACAAGAAGCCTGTTGTTACTGCCTCAACTGCTAGCCTAAAGAAACAGAGCTCGATCACAGCATTTGCTAAACCAGCCGAGCTTTCAGCTACTCCCAGCCCATCAAGAACACCGGACGAGTTCGACGACAATGTTCCAGATGATGTCATGTTGCAATTATCTCGATCTGTTGAACTTAATAAGGAAAGAGTCGCTGCcgaagcgaagaagagggcTGAGAAAGCAGCAAAGGCTCTTCCAGCGATTCCCAGGCCCGCCCCGGCGCCTTTGAAGTCCAATGTCACCGTTCAAGCTTTCCGTGAGaaacgagaaagagagcgagAGGCTAAAAAGAAACGTGATATGGCCGAGCTGGCACGTTTGAAGAAGGGTCTTCCGGCGACTGGAGTTGCTGAACAAACCGCTGAACAAGGTTCTGGGCTAGCTGGAATTGGCGTTAAAGGCAAGGATCATAGGCCTGCAGATAGTATGATGGTGTCATCGGGGTCAGAGTCTGAATCAGAGAGTGAGGATGAACTCGACAGGGAGCTTTTCGGCCCGAAAGGTGGATCTAAACCTGACGCCGTTAGGGCCtatgaagaaagcaagagaCTGTCACTCAAACAGAAGGGTCctgtcaagaagatcaagcaAGTGCGCTCTGCAAAGGATATGCGCGCACGGTTGGCTCCAGACCTCTCTTCACTACATCGGACCATATTGTCTTGGGACTTCTTTGCTAACGGCGATCTTCCGCCGAACTCGGGTCGTACCGACTATAGTTTGATATCTAACACATTCAGAGACCCTATTGATTACCAAAAAACTTTCGAGCCTCTTCTGATACTAGAAGCATGGCAAGGTTTCCAGTCCtcgaaggaagagggaaacTTCAAACCATTCGAGGTTAAGGTCGCGACACGACTATCAGTGGACTCTTTCGTGGAAGTTAGCACGGTTATGCCAGCGCTTGAGGTCAAGGACTATGGGCTTGGCGAAGCAGACCTTGTCTTGCTTTCAAAGGCAAACTCACCGACTAATAACCCGTCTGCTCCGCATTGTCTTGCTCGGGTTGCGGGAATaaataagaagaaggggacCGTAGAGATTGCCTACAGAGTCAACCCCGGTAACTCATTTATCAACGCCCTTGCACCGGGATCGGAGATATGGGGTGCTAAGGTTACATCCTTAACCCCTCTTGAGCGTGAATATGGTGCTCTCATGGCCTTGCAATATTATGATCTTTGCGAGGAGGTCGTGAAAGCCAAGCCGTCCCCAATCCTTAATTATTCGGAAGCGACCTTGAGCCCAATTGCTGAGAATTACAATGTTAACCCCGCCCAGGCAAAGGCTATCAAGTCCGCTCTGGACAATGATGCTTTCACCCTCATTCAAGGTCCTCCGGGAtctggaaagacaaagacaattGTTGCCCTTGTAGGAGCTCTGCTGAGCGGCGTACTTGGTAACCAGGGTGTCACCATCTCGCGGCCAACAGGTGTTGGGAACATTAAACCTCCCCCAAGGACAACTACTTCAAAGAAGCTGCTTGTGTGCGCTCCTAGTAATGCCGCCGTTGATGAGTTGGTCATGAGATTCAAAGCAGGTGTCAAGACAATTCAGGGTCGCCATGAAAAGCTATCCGTCATTCGACTTGGAAGGAGCGATGCCATAAATACTAATGTCCTTGATGTGACACTGGACGAACTAGTGAACGCAAGATTGAGCCAAACATCACGCAAGGACTCGGGCGAAAGGGATCTACAGAAGATTTATATGGAGCACAAAGCAGCTGACACTGCTTTCAAAGAAACTCGTTCCAAGTTGGACCAATGCAGAGCCCAGGGCTTGCCTGTTCCTGCAGAACTAGAACGGGAGTTTGAGCTGCttaagaagaagaagactgcATTGAGTCAAGAGATCGACAACGCCCGCGACAAAAACCATTCAGCGGCCCGTGATGCTGATTTAAACCGGCGGAAAATACAGCAGGAGATCATTGATGGGGCCCATGTTATCTGTGCCACTCTCAGTGGTAGTGGTCACGAGATGTTCCAGAACCTAAGTATCGAGTTCGAAACAGTCGTCATTGACGAGGCTGCGCAATCGATTGAACTGAGTGCTCTAATCCCGCTAAAATACGGATGTTCCAAATGTATCCTTGTCGGAGATCCAAAACAATTACCGCCCACTGTCCTGTCCAAAGTCGCTTCGAAATTCCAATATGAGCAGAGTCTGTTCGTCCGGATGCAATCCAATCACCCTAGGGATGTCCACTTGCTGGATATTCAATACCGTATGCATCCGGAAATTAGTGCATACCCGCGCAATGCCTTCTATGATGGTAAACTGCAAGACGGCCCTGATATGGCACGGCTTCGCGCTCGTCCCTGGCATCAGAGCGAGCTTCTTAGTCCATATCGATTCTTCGACGTGCAGGGTCTTCATCAAAGTGCTGCAAAAGGTCACTCGTTGGTCAATATGGCGGAACTTCGGGTAGCCATGCAACTATATGAGCGTTTGGTCTCGGATTTCCAAGGCTTTGATTTCTCTGGCAAAATCGGCATCATTACCCCGTATAAAGGCCAACTAAGAGAGTTGAAAACTCATTTTGCCGCGAAATATGGAAATGCAATCTTTAACATGATCGATTTCAACACTACAGATGCCTTCCAAGGAAGGGAGAGTGAagttattatattttcttgcGTTAGAGCCTCCAATAAAGGAATTGGTTTCTTGTCCGACATTCGCCGTATGAATGTCGGCTTGACGCGTGCCAAGTCCTCACTTTGGGTTTTGGGAAATTCGCAGTCCCTAGTGCAGGGCGAATTTTGGAATAGCCTTATAAAAGACGCTCGCCGTCGGAGTGTCTATACTGATGGGGATGTGTTGAAAATCCTCCAGCGGCCCCAATTTACTGGCTACAAGAATGTTGATATGCTGGATGCTGATGGACCGGAGTCAACAAAGCCTTCTGTCGGCACACTAACTGATCCTATTTCTCGttcgtcctcatcctctcgTGACAACCTCCCAACAGATGGTACGTTTGGTAAGAATGAACCTTACGTCTCCCCGCCCGAGGGACCGTCAGGAGGTGCCAGCGGCTTGGATGATAACCGCATGTGTGGTTATTGCGGCGACTTCTCTCATATGACTCATAATTGCGACAACATTGATGCGAAGGAAGCAGCTCGAGGCAACTGCTACAGATGTGGGCAGCCCGGGCATACGCGTGCAGTTTGTACATCAGAGCGTTGTCTCGAGTGCGGCGAGGCTGGGCACATTGCTCGTGATTGCAAGTCTACAAGAGTTCTATCCaaacaagagaaacaaagaattgcGCGAGAGGAATATCATCACACGCAAATGCAAAAGCAGAGAGCGGAACGCCAACGGGCCAGGCAGCTTGGAGGACATGATCCCAAAGTACCTGTTATCCAGGTTACGTCTGGTTCCAACGAGAAAAAGCCAGAGCAACCCAAAACAGATAGCAGCAAAGGCGCAGCTAAGCGCAAACACACCGATTCCCCCTCTTCTGACACCGCGAAGCCCCCCAAGCGAAAAATAGATCAAAAAGTGCCCCCAACGGCTCCTAAGAACCCGCGACGAAAAATCGATGCTAATGTTCCGCCGAAAACGGAG GATTTAGTTAAACCGTCACGAGATGGGCCGGCTTATGCACCTATCAACCAGAATAAGCCTCCGAGCGGTCCACGGGCGGATGCAGGTCCAGCAAAT CAGCCACAGCGGCCAGGGAATGGGGCCAGGCCCCCTCCACCgatgcggaagaagaaagcagtCGACCCGTTCATCCGACCGAAACGGAGATAG